GTTCAGATCTTGCTCGGACAAATCTTCCCCGCATGACTTTAACGAAGCTGATTGTTATTTCGTTCATTGCTGCGTCTAAGAAAGACTTCATAACGAAGAAGTTAACAGTAGTCATTTATCCAAAAGACCTTGATTCGGTGGATTTTTATGCACTAGAAGACTTCTTGGACTCAACGTGCTTTTGAACCAAAATCATCTTTAATTAGACAGAAAGTTTTTTGGTAACGCTCACTAATTATGTCTGATGAAAGATGTTGAGTTATGTCTGATGAAAGATGTTGAGCCAGCGATCATCAACTGCAATCGTTAGTAGGCTTGTTGGGATGATTGTCCAGCCTGGTACAGCACTAATCGATGCTCAATCCATTGGAAGAAAATAGGAATCATCAATGCCTAATTCAACTAACCAACAAATCTTACTCAAAAGCCGCCCAGTTGGGGAACCAAAAGAGAGTGATTTCGCCTTGGTCGAAACCTCAATCCCAGAACCAGGGGAAGGAGAAGTTCTCAACCGCACAATATACCTGTCCCTCGACCCCTATATACGCGGACGTATGAGCGATCGCGAATCTTATGCTTCTCCAGCAGAATTGGGTTCCGTGATGGTCGGTGGTACAGTCAGCCAAGTGGTGAAATCGAACCATCCCCAATTCTCAGCCGGAGATTTTGTGCTGGGTTATGACGGCTGGCAAACCTATGGCGTATCGAAAGGCGAAATGTTACGTAAGCTTGACCCCAATCAAGCCCCCATCTCTTATGCGTTGGGCATAACGGGGATGCCCGGAATGACGGCATATTTTGCGCTGCTGGATATTGGGCAACCCCAACCGGGCGAAACCGTTGTCGTTTCTGCTGCTTCTGGCGCAGTCGGGTCTGTAGTCGGTCAAATTGCTAAACTCAAAGGCTGTCGGGTAGTGGGGGTGGCTGGGAGTGAGGCGAAATGCGATTATGTCGTGAAAGAATTAGGGTTTGATGCCTGCATTAACCGCAAAACTCAAGACCTAAGTTCTGCACTGAAAGCGGCTTGTCCTAACGGAATCGATGTCTACTTTGACAATACGGCGGGTGCAATTTTAGAAGCTGTGTTGCAGCAGATTAATCTTGGGGCAAGAATCCCACTGGTTGGTTTAATCTCGCAGTACAACGCACAAACTCCTCCTCCTGGCCCTAATTTGATGCCACTTTTGGTTAAACGCGCTTTAATTAAAGGTTTTCTTGTGGGTGATTACCAACAGCGTCAGGTAGAGTTCGTAAATGATGTTTCTCAGTGGTTGCAGGAAGGCAAGCTCAAGTATAAAGAAGACCTTGTAGAGGGACTGGAAAACTCGCCCCACACCTTCATTGGTTTACTGCAAGGGAAAAACTTTGGCAAGCTGATTGTTAAAGTCAGTGACGATCCGACAGGATGAGCGTGGATTACGAATGAGTTA
This genomic stretch from Coleofasciculus sp. FACHB-1120 harbors:
- a CDS encoding NADP-dependent oxidoreductase, with protein sequence MPNSTNQQILLKSRPVGEPKESDFALVETSIPEPGEGEVLNRTIYLSLDPYIRGRMSDRESYASPAELGSVMVGGTVSQVVKSNHPQFSAGDFVLGYDGWQTYGVSKGEMLRKLDPNQAPISYALGITGMPGMTAYFALLDIGQPQPGETVVVSAASGAVGSVVGQIAKLKGCRVVGVAGSEAKCDYVVKELGFDACINRKTQDLSSALKAACPNGIDVYFDNTAGAILEAVLQQINLGARIPLVGLISQYNAQTPPPGPNLMPLLVKRALIKGFLVGDYQQRQVEFVNDVSQWLQEGKLKYKEDLVEGLENSPHTFIGLLQGKNFGKLIVKVSDDPTG